From the Bdellovibrio reynosensis genome, one window contains:
- the ygiD gene encoding 4,5-DOPA-extradiol-dioxygenase, which produces MVMTKMPVLFVGHGSPMNALDKNPFTEGLHQLAGKIPRPQAILAVSAHWETTGTQILSAANPQTIHDFYGFPKALFDIRYPAPGAPELAAETQKLVGGDAILTEKWGYDHGTWSILLHMYPEANIPVYQLSLDVKKDPKAHVEIGRKLQALREKGVLILGSGNIVHNLRLINWKDQKAVYPWAKEFDLKVKAALENREDYKLMYLDENQEADRLSVPSADHYLPLLYCYGASTPEDSISYPYEGYELGSLSMRSVLWK; this is translated from the coding sequence ATTGTTATGACTAAAATGCCTGTGTTATTTGTTGGTCACGGTTCCCCGATGAATGCTTTGGATAAAAATCCATTCACGGAAGGACTTCATCAGCTGGCGGGGAAAATTCCTCGCCCACAGGCTATTCTTGCAGTGTCTGCTCACTGGGAAACCACTGGCACGCAAATTCTTTCTGCGGCAAATCCGCAAACCATCCATGATTTTTATGGATTTCCAAAAGCTCTATTTGATATTCGTTATCCCGCGCCGGGCGCACCCGAATTAGCAGCTGAAACTCAGAAGCTAGTTGGTGGTGATGCTATTCTTACGGAAAAATGGGGTTATGATCATGGCACTTGGTCTATTCTTTTGCACATGTACCCTGAAGCCAATATCCCCGTTTACCAGTTAAGCCTTGATGTTAAAAAAGATCCTAAAGCCCACGTGGAAATCGGTCGCAAGCTGCAGGCGTTGCGTGAAAAAGGCGTACTGATTTTGGGAAGCGGCAACATCGTCCACAATTTACGTTTGATAAATTGGAAGGATCAAAAGGCAGTTTACCCTTGGGCAAAGGAATTTGATTTAAAGGTAAAGGCTGCATTAGAAAATCGTGAAGATTATAAACTAATGTACTTAGATGAAAATCAGGAAGCCGACCGTCTTAGTGTTCCTTCAGCTGACCACTATTTACCGCTTTTATATTGTTATGGTGCTTCGACCCCTGAGGACTCGATTTCATATCCTTATGAAGGATATGAACTAGGCAGTCTTTCAATGCGCTCTGTATTGTGGAAATAA
- a CDS encoding DUF3047 domain-containing protein, producing the protein MKSKKTSFQSVATSILIGSLTFGAASKSVAFDLPFKPKPAAAASKKVEQTKTVFLAVDGLSYYAFLAAQKQGLFKDFTNYGAHIAPFPSMTDLSWATMTHTSDLFGAAGRIKSVEATYFDESTQTVQGDPRDYYRRLAFPKYYMGAFDSFFNPYVEALMYFPTEEVPKLEIKTVVDELASAKAKPVHTGYIGAIDSTAHTQLNRLFPVMRVLDTELQRLIKSSKDKGQDIEVILVSDHGNIGRFHEGQPEQELLGVDLNKAIESAGFNNVQQLKGAKDVAVPLMALGTWAPVYLKERKETRSLIQGLRQHNWFDLAVYLNRNSSSETLMTVVSSDGEAKVQFDKKTHLYYYYPESGNPLQIDKLYHSSKTAPKAMKATEVLNLTAKTAYPDSIFRLIESASERNFDFPDFILTLKDGYYIQSSLGAFTKMYRTHGSLTAASSFGLVASNKRKIPGQIRSKDILSFLGVNPKELFGNTEKRHATTGKESLKEVLANYQQGVETQAKDLSQKRIFQHITRFVSDTRPYFLVSEMKSFMSAFKFDPFKQPGSQTLSPMNFDISKFDVTSMISPEDIGALTDAVLTSGSVENLMNDPRVEKIKDKVDMLQGNKMANLDLTHQDLSGDNDFMKNIVDFVLPAKRAAMKMYQMPYLLERSIVVQEKAFLQDSRDMLFARKWINNKESASQSFKELNAQFQTATMAQTLLKEAIKEAELEDRIYPTPLTQIYNQKLEDLTIVYIPGIYNSIFDKEIFSLGLNGLADEMGLRVIQPPVESGCSSDYNADVILNYLREDFKARTQRGHSNPRYLILGYSKGAVDALAAFTKNPTFISNNVKAFVSIAAPLHGSSILNTTDLPFMLVSALSENKIPEICQKEKTAAKSITPTAMEAFWRKNERGLTGLTRYFSVTFESDPEDSHIFMKATKIIGQFEENNDGVVTTSSSKFPQALKAVDLGTIKADHLAGILSSRFNQKAFMKGVVKTLAEVNISDDKQNLTWNSKVILAAANSRATAERTYYRWFKDNIAKVYSLKNENFVDFVVYSNSWEMNQQLLPKINDPADNYEVKTKLPQSQWRFDPYAVLDVAKLPDIMAGVRVAPVTKTNLPEGINITYNHKNMVHFRMDHQFNYESRSPGGLDDNKDFGYVTADFDGDKDWALMKSKNNSIRMTTLAYRFSPTEYANMNLKLAVTKGVNGADPVKGRSGKDDSAFQVWFTIRDGKANGDRGIVDPKNDKVFLFGYYWGDEAQGEIRKAGDIFENHYSNKNIVVATLPLAKQLLLNNQDMLGKAQDYKRNLAADLKKAFPDKNVEDLDIVAITIQHDSNDAEDSSEAYFKSLSFQP; encoded by the coding sequence ATGAAATCAAAAAAGACCAGCTTCCAATCCGTTGCTACAAGCATCCTTATTGGTTCACTGACTTTTGGAGCGGCCTCAAAATCCGTTGCCTTTGATTTACCGTTTAAGCCAAAACCCGCTGCCGCCGCCTCTAAAAAAGTCGAACAAACAAAAACGGTTTTCTTAGCTGTTGATGGCTTAAGCTACTACGCTTTCTTAGCTGCACAAAAGCAGGGTCTTTTCAAAGATTTTACGAATTATGGTGCCCACATTGCTCCATTCCCATCAATGACTGATTTGTCTTGGGCGACTATGACCCATACTTCAGATCTCTTTGGTGCCGCAGGAAGAATCAAATCCGTTGAAGCGACGTATTTTGATGAATCAACACAAACTGTGCAAGGCGATCCTCGCGATTACTATCGTCGTTTGGCGTTCCCTAAGTATTATATGGGTGCGTTTGATAGTTTCTTTAATCCTTACGTTGAAGCTTTAATGTACTTTCCGACCGAGGAAGTTCCAAAACTTGAAATTAAAACAGTTGTCGATGAACTAGCTTCCGCTAAGGCAAAACCAGTTCACACAGGTTATATTGGTGCAATTGATTCTACGGCGCATACTCAGTTAAATCGTCTATTCCCCGTGATGCGCGTCCTTGATACTGAACTGCAAAGACTTATTAAGTCCTCGAAAGATAAAGGTCAGGATATTGAAGTTATCCTTGTTTCAGACCATGGAAACATCGGACGCTTCCATGAAGGCCAACCTGAACAAGAACTTTTGGGTGTTGATCTAAATAAAGCTATTGAGTCTGCGGGTTTTAACAACGTTCAACAACTTAAAGGCGCTAAAGACGTTGCAGTTCCATTAATGGCGTTAGGAACTTGGGCTCCGGTTTATTTAAAAGAGCGCAAAGAAACTAGAAGCCTTATTCAAGGTTTACGTCAGCACAACTGGTTTGATCTGGCTGTTTATTTAAATCGCAATTCTTCGAGCGAAACGCTGATGACTGTGGTGTCGTCTGACGGAGAAGCGAAAGTTCAGTTCGATAAAAAGACCCATCTTTATTACTACTATCCAGAAAGCGGCAATCCGCTGCAAATCGACAAACTATACCACTCTAGCAAAACGGCTCCAAAAGCAATGAAGGCTACTGAGGTTTTAAACCTGACTGCCAAAACAGCTTACCCTGATTCAATCTTTCGTTTGATTGAGTCCGCTTCTGAAAGAAACTTTGATTTCCCTGATTTCATTTTAACGTTGAAAGATGGTTATTACATACAATCTTCCCTTGGTGCCTTCACCAAGATGTACCGTACCCACGGCTCCTTAACTGCGGCTTCATCATTTGGTTTGGTGGCTTCTAATAAAAGAAAAATACCAGGACAGATCCGTTCTAAAGATATTCTTAGCTTCCTAGGTGTTAATCCGAAGGAACTATTTGGCAATACAGAAAAGCGTCATGCAACGACTGGTAAAGAATCTTTAAAAGAAGTTTTGGCTAACTACCAACAAGGTGTTGAGACTCAAGCTAAAGATCTTTCACAAAAAAGAATTTTCCAACATATCACGCGCTTCGTTTCTGACACTCGTCCTTATTTCCTAGTTTCAGAAATGAAAAGCTTCATGTCGGCATTTAAGTTTGATCCGTTCAAACAACCGGGTTCCCAAACTCTTTCACCAATGAACTTTGATATTTCTAAGTTTGACGTAACAAGCATGATCAGTCCCGAAGACATCGGTGCGTTGACGGATGCTGTTCTAACTTCGGGTTCAGTGGAAAACCTAATGAACGACCCACGCGTAGAAAAGATCAAAGATAAAGTTGATATGCTTCAAGGTAACAAGATGGCAAACCTTGATCTGACTCACCAGGATTTGTCTGGCGATAACGACTTTATGAAAAATATCGTAGACTTCGTGTTACCAGCAAAAAGAGCTGCGATGAAAATGTATCAAATGCCCTATCTTTTAGAGCGCTCTATCGTTGTCCAAGAAAAAGCCTTCTTACAAGACAGCCGCGATATGCTGTTTGCAAGAAAGTGGATTAACAATAAAGAATCAGCTTCACAAAGCTTTAAAGAATTAAACGCGCAATTCCAGACAGCAACTATGGCGCAAACTTTATTGAAGGAAGCTATTAAAGAAGCGGAATTAGAAGACCGCATCTATCCAACTCCCTTGACTCAAATCTATAATCAAAAGCTTGAAGACCTGACGATCGTTTATATCCCAGGTATTTATAACAGCATCTTTGATAAAGAAATCTTCAGCCTTGGCTTAAATGGTCTTGCTGATGAAATGGGACTAAGAGTGATCCAACCACCAGTAGAAAGCGGTTGCTCTAGTGACTACAACGCCGATGTGATTCTAAACTACTTGCGTGAAGATTTTAAAGCACGCACACAACGTGGTCACAGCAATCCACGCTATTTGATTCTTGGCTACTCTAAAGGTGCCGTGGATGCCTTAGCGGCTTTTACTAAGAATCCAACGTTTATTTCTAATAACGTAAAGGCTTTCGTGTCGATTGCAGCCCCTTTACATGGATCAAGCATTCTAAATACGACAGATCTTCCATTCATGTTAGTGTCTGCTCTTTCTGAAAATAAAATTCCAGAAATCTGCCAAAAAGAAAAAACAGCTGCTAAATCCATTACACCAACTGCGATGGAAGCGTTCTGGAGAAAAAATGAAAGAGGTTTGACTGGATTGACTCGTTATTTCTCTGTGACCTTTGAAAGCGACCCAGAAGATTCCCATATCTTTATGAAAGCGACTAAGATCATTGGTCAATTTGAAGAAAACAACGATGGCGTTGTGACGACTTCATCTTCTAAGTTCCCACAAGCTTTAAAAGCTGTGGACTTAGGAACAATCAAGGCCGATCACTTGGCCGGTATCTTGTCTTCGCGCTTTAATCAAAAAGCGTTCATGAAAGGTGTGGTTAAAACTTTAGCTGAAGTTAACATTAGTGATGATAAGCAAAATCTGACTTGGAACTCGAAAGTGATTTTAGCTGCCGCCAACTCTCGTGCGACGGCTGAAAGAACTTACTACAGATGGTTTAAGGACAATATCGCAAAAGTTTATTCGCTTAAAAACGAAAACTTCGTAGATTTCGTGGTTTACTCAAACTCTTGGGAAATGAATCAACAGTTACTTCCTAAGATCAACGATCCGGCTGATAACTATGAGGTGAAAACGAAGCTTCCACAATCACAATGGCGCTTTGATCCCTACGCGGTGTTGGATGTGGCAAAGCTTCCAGACATCATGGCAGGTGTTCGTGTAGCTCCGGTGACAAAAACGAATTTACCAGAGGGCATTAACATCACTTACAACCATAAGAACATGGTGCACTTCCGCATGGATCACCAATTCAACTATGAATCGCGTTCGCCAGGTGGTTTAGATGACAACAAAGACTTTGGTTACGTGACCGCTGACTTTGATGGCGATAAGGACTGGGCTTTGATGAAAAGTAAAAACAACTCGATTCGCATGACGACGTTGGCTTACCGCTTTTCACCGACAGAATATGCAAACATGAATTTGAAATTGGCTGTTACTAAAGGTGTAAACGGTGCTGACCCAGTAAAAGGCAGAAGTGGCAAAGATGATTCTGCTTTCCAAGTATGGTTTACGATCCGTGACGGAAAAGCCAACGGTGACCGCGGTATTGTAGATCCTAAAAATGATAAGGTGTTTTTATTTGGTTATTACTGGGGCGATGAAGCCCAAGGGGAAATTCGCAAAGCGGGTGATATTTTTGAAAATCACTACTCTAATAAAAACATCGTGGTTGCGACTTTACCATTAGCAAAACAGCTTTTGTTAAACAATCAAGATATGCTTGGTAAAGCTCAAGATTATAAACGCAACTTAGCTGCGGATTTAAAGAAAGCCTTCCCGGATAAGAATGTCGAAGATTTGGATATCGTTGCCATCACGATTCAACATGACTCTAATGATGCGGAAGATTCTTCAGAAGCTTACTTTAAGTCCTTAAGCTTCCAACCTTAA
- the thiL gene encoding thiamine-phosphate kinase, producing MQNTPKEWNLIDVIKYRVQRQNKNTVVPLGDDAFVFKNFPGYSVICQDMMVEDVHFKTDYCSAYSLGHKSLAVNLSDIAAMGARPHFIQCSLSLPAKYTTESWLDDFYKGMVALADEHGCEVIGGDLTASTDKISIDVSVYGSCEHPLTRKGVKSGDLLLSSGPLGLSYTGFLALNKNINGYEEAKKKHTQPLPRLDLVQTISQNHQKIHALMDCSDGLVNDSLQLIPENGGLHIFEESLPVHQETAQLAIDLGRSVTELVLWGGEDYELLMAIHPDDYSLFQDWKLIGQFTNSPGVFLTDSHAQKEIKEFKGWKHF from the coding sequence ATGCAGAATACTCCGAAAGAATGGAACCTGATCGACGTAATAAAGTATCGGGTCCAGCGTCAAAATAAAAACACCGTCGTTCCGTTAGGCGATGACGCTTTTGTTTTTAAAAACTTCCCTGGTTATTCCGTTATCTGCCAGGACATGATGGTCGAAGACGTGCATTTTAAAACTGACTATTGCAGTGCCTATTCCCTAGGACATAAATCCTTGGCCGTGAACTTAAGTGATATTGCCGCGATGGGGGCCCGGCCCCATTTTATCCAGTGTTCTTTGTCCCTGCCAGCGAAATACACGACAGAATCTTGGCTTGACGATTTTTATAAAGGCATGGTCGCCCTTGCAGATGAACACGGTTGCGAAGTCATTGGAGGTGACCTCACCGCATCCACTGACAAGATTTCAATCGACGTCAGCGTTTATGGTTCCTGTGAACACCCTTTGACTAGAAAAGGTGTGAAGTCAGGTGACCTGCTATTAAGCAGCGGACCCTTAGGGCTTTCGTACACTGGATTTTTGGCTTTAAATAAAAATATTAACGGCTATGAGGAAGCTAAGAAAAAACACACTCAGCCTTTACCGCGACTTGATCTTGTGCAAACAATTTCACAGAACCATCAAAAAATCCATGCCCTGATGGATTGCAGTGATGGCCTTGTTAACGATTCCTTACAGCTTATCCCTGAAAATGGCGGGCTTCATATCTTTGAAGAAAGTCTGCCGGTGCATCAAGAAACTGCTCAATTAGCAATTGATCTTGGGCGATCTGTAACTGAGTTGGTACTTTGGGGTGGCGAAGACTATGAACTTTTGATGGCCATACATCCAGATGATTACAGTTTGTTTCAAGACTGGAAATTAATTGGTCAGTTCACAAACTCGCCCGGAGTTTTTTTAACGGATTCCCACGCGCAAAAGGAAATTAAAGAATTCAAAGGCTGGAAGCATTTCTAG
- the ppk1 gene encoding polyphosphate kinase 1, producing MNTPKVASQKRTSKKKSSRKPKVVEHPLSSESLFSSREIGWLNFNRRVLAEAEDVRNPLLERVKFLSISGSNLDEFFMKRVGGLKRHVAYGISPRSADGKTPLAQLQEIRQVVNPMLLDQANCFKKLLKPALEKEGIHLVNWKDLSDKEIETIKKYYIRNVFPVLTPLSVDPGHPFPFISNLSISLGVTLKHPHSEDKLFARVKIPKVLPQWIPVEGTPGNLRFVSLLELIKENLDDLFPAMQVLNVMPFRLTRNADSDQDQEDAEDLLEAIEEELRQRRFAEVVRLEHGPHPDPWMLKFLMDELELNEEDIYELPGLLDYTDLSTISDLNIAKLKFEPYLPVVPLAFAEEGTGIFNAIKMNDHLIHNPYESFAASVEKFIRIASEDPKVLAIKMTLYRTGDNSPFIKAMIRAAEQGKQVVCLVELKARFDEERNIYWATELENAGVHVVYGVVGLKTHAKTALVVRQEQEGLKCYCHIGTGNYNVATSRFYTDLGLLTANEEITSDVVEFFHYLTGRSLKTSYNNLLVAPVNMFTRFKAMIEREAEHAKAGRPAHIMAKFNNFEENDIAVALYAASQKGVDIDMVVRGFCCLRPGVTGMSEKIRVVSIIGRFLEHSRLFYFRNGAKDPIDGEFYLGSADWMYRNLHARVEAIVPILDRSLKEKCYELLSLCMKEQRQSWQMNSDGSYSRKGSQDVGIHQTLMQMAKAKATLHEEAHHQGDHD from the coding sequence TTGAATACGCCAAAAGTGGCTTCGCAAAAACGAACGTCAAAAAAGAAATCATCTCGCAAGCCGAAGGTTGTCGAGCATCCTCTGTCGTCTGAAAGCTTATTTAGCAGCCGTGAAATTGGTTGGCTTAATTTCAATCGCCGCGTTTTGGCAGAAGCCGAAGATGTTAGAAACCCGCTTTTAGAGCGAGTCAAATTCCTAAGTATTTCGGGATCTAACCTGGATGAATTTTTCATGAAGCGCGTGGGTGGTTTAAAACGCCACGTAGCCTATGGAATTTCTCCGCGTTCTGCTGATGGTAAAACTCCACTAGCGCAACTTCAAGAGATTCGCCAAGTGGTTAATCCCATGCTTTTGGATCAGGCGAATTGCTTTAAAAAATTGCTCAAGCCTGCTTTGGAAAAAGAAGGCATTCATTTAGTAAATTGGAAAGATCTGAGCGATAAAGAAATAGAAACCATTAAGAAATATTATATCAGAAATGTATTTCCGGTTTTGACGCCGTTATCGGTGGACCCTGGGCATCCGTTCCCGTTTATTTCAAATCTTTCTATCTCATTGGGTGTGACGCTGAAGCATCCTCACAGTGAAGATAAATTATTTGCCCGCGTAAAGATTCCGAAAGTATTGCCTCAGTGGATTCCGGTAGAAGGAACCCCCGGTAACTTGCGCTTTGTAAGTTTGCTTGAGTTGATTAAGGAAAATCTGGATGATTTATTTCCTGCCATGCAGGTTCTAAATGTAATGCCTTTCCGTCTAACGCGAAATGCAGACTCAGATCAAGACCAAGAGGATGCCGAAGATTTACTGGAAGCCATCGAAGAAGAACTGCGCCAGCGCCGATTTGCTGAGGTCGTGCGTTTAGAGCATGGACCACATCCAGATCCGTGGATGCTAAAGTTCTTGATGGATGAACTAGAGCTTAATGAAGAAGATATCTATGAACTGCCGGGTTTATTAGATTACACCGATCTTTCGACGATTTCTGATTTGAATATCGCAAAATTAAAATTTGAACCTTATCTGCCAGTTGTACCGTTGGCTTTTGCTGAAGAAGGTACTGGTATTTTTAATGCGATTAAAATGAATGACCACCTCATCCATAATCCCTATGAAAGTTTCGCGGCATCAGTCGAAAAGTTCATTCGTATTGCCAGTGAAGATCCCAAGGTTCTTGCGATTAAGATGACTCTTTATCGCACCGGCGATAATAGCCCCTTTATCAAAGCGATGATCCGCGCCGCTGAACAGGGCAAACAGGTTGTCTGTTTGGTAGAATTAAAAGCACGCTTCGATGAAGAAAGAAACATCTACTGGGCCACTGAATTAGAGAACGCCGGCGTACACGTCGTGTACGGAGTTGTGGGTTTAAAAACCCACGCAAAAACAGCACTCGTAGTTCGTCAGGAACAAGAAGGCCTTAAGTGCTATTGTCATATCGGAACTGGGAACTATAACGTTGCTACTTCCAGATTCTATACGGACTTGGGTCTTTTAACTGCGAATGAAGAAATCACCAGTGATGTTGTTGAGTTTTTCCATTACCTCACGGGTCGCTCTTTAAAAACGTCTTATAATAATCTGTTAGTTGCACCTGTAAATATGTTCACGCGCTTTAAGGCGATGATTGAACGGGAAGCTGAACACGCAAAAGCAGGAAGACCTGCTCACATCATGGCAAAGTTTAATAACTTTGAAGAAAACGATATCGCCGTTGCCTTGTACGCAGCTTCGCAAAAAGGTGTCGATATTGACATGGTCGTGCGCGGCTTCTGTTGTCTTCGTCCCGGTGTCACGGGGATGAGTGAAAAAATCAGAGTCGTTTCCATCATTGGCCGCTTTTTAGAGCATTCGCGTTTATTCTATTTTAGAAACGGCGCCAAAGATCCTATCGATGGTGAGTTTTATTTAGGATCAGCGGACTGGATGTATCGCAATCTTCATGCGCGGGTAGAGGCCATTGTGCCAATCCTAGATCGCAGCCTAAAAGAAAAATGTTATGAACTTTTAAGTCTGTGCATGAAAGAACAACGTCAATCTTGGCAGATGAATTCGGACGGTAGTTATTCACGTAAAGGTTCCCAGGATGTGGGCATTCATCAGACTTTAATGCAAATGGCAAAGGCCAAGGCCACTTTACATGAAGAAGCCCATCATCAAGGAGATCACGACTAA
- a CDS encoding YceI family protein, giving the protein MTKLILSSLITLASLSAFAGKTIPAGSYSVDGAHSTIGFEIPHMVISTVEGRFTKFDGTITVDQKLEKSSANLNVDVGTIDTSNKDRDDHLKSPDFFDVTKNPKMTFVTKKISGTPEKLKLVGDLTLKGKTKEVILDVKYLGDVVDLYGNHKVAFNATGKINRKDFGLTWGKMIEAGPAIGDEVTLILKIQANKPLDKKG; this is encoded by the coding sequence ATGACAAAACTTATTCTTTCATCACTTATCACGCTAGCAAGCCTTTCTGCATTTGCAGGTAAAACCATCCCTGCCGGAAGCTATAGCGTTGATGGCGCCCATTCAACAATTGGCTTTGAAATCCCTCACATGGTGATTTCAACAGTTGAAGGTCGTTTCACAAAATTTGATGGCACCATTACAGTGGATCAAAAGCTTGAAAAATCATCAGCTAATTTGAATGTGGATGTTGGCACTATCGATACATCTAACAAAGATCGTGATGATCATTTGAAAAGCCCTGACTTCTTTGACGTTACTAAAAATCCAAAAATGACATTTGTCACAAAAAAGATTTCAGGAACACCGGAAAAACTAAAACTGGTTGGTGATTTGACTTTAAAAGGTAAAACTAAAGAAGTGATTTTGGATGTGAAGTACCTAGGTGACGTTGTAGATCTTTACGGAAACCATAAAGTAGCCTTCAACGCGACTGGAAAAATCAATCGCAAAGATTTCGGCTTAACTTGGGGTAAAATGATCGAAGCGGGTCCTGCAATTGGCGACGAAGTGACTTTGATTTTGAAAATTCAAGCAAACAAACCGCTGGATAAAAAAGGTTAA
- the sixA gene encoding phosphohistidine phosphatase SixA encodes MELVIIRHGIAEEREDFAKKGQEDYFRPLTLKGRKKMQKVAIQLRDVVKEFDLIVSSPLTRARQTAEILSQIYFETKVVEAPELVPGSPPQAFLKWIRIQAKTLKRIAIVGHEPHLSSFASYMLTGKDESFIDLKKSGIIGLEVESFQTAEAGGAQLLYAVPPKFLID; translated from the coding sequence ATGGAACTGGTGATCATCCGTCATGGCATCGCTGAAGAAAGGGAAGACTTCGCAAAGAAAGGTCAGGAGGATTATTTTCGTCCCCTGACTTTAAAAGGTCGAAAGAAAATGCAAAAGGTCGCAATCCAATTGCGGGACGTGGTGAAGGAATTCGACCTTATTGTTTCAAGTCCCCTCACTCGCGCGCGCCAGACGGCGGAAATCCTTTCGCAAATTTACTTTGAAACGAAAGTAGTGGAAGCTCCGGAACTGGTACCAGGCAGTCCTCCCCAAGCATTTTTGAAATGGATTCGCATTCAAGCAAAGACCCTGAAACGAATTGCCATCGTCGGTCATGAGCCCCATTTAAGTTCATTTGCGAGTTACATGTTAACGGGGAAAGACGAAAGTTTCATTGATCTAAAGAAAAGTGGAATTATCGGTTTAGAAGTAGAATCGTTTCAAACGGCTGAAGCAGGTGGGGCACAGCTTTTATACGCTGTACCCCCGAAGTTTCTGATTGATTAA
- a CDS encoding PilZ domain-containing protein has protein sequence MTSLARYHGRSPRYILNTEDDSLVRVAGPKQVPWEEGTEIKNVSLTGLAFTAPDDLCPLLGEVIKIQFTPPGSRQMACYGIVTRLENITEQRTLVGVHFYKLEMSQRIVLAQGLARKFKETQDRSEIDGLLNRTKESFSLASAPQLTLMAILGFAWGAIIWHLLRFEYVGLYKMLLRLFS, from the coding sequence ATGACAAGTCTAGCACGCTATCACGGTCGCTCACCCCGTTACATCCTCAATACCGAGGACGACAGCCTAGTTCGTGTGGCCGGCCCCAAACAAGTTCCTTGGGAAGAAGGCACTGAAATCAAAAATGTGTCTTTGACTGGTTTAGCGTTCACCGCGCCGGATGATCTTTGCCCGCTATTAGGTGAAGTTATTAAAATTCAATTCACTCCACCCGGTTCCCGTCAGATGGCTTGTTATGGCATCGTAACCCGCTTAGAAAATATCACAGAACAAAGAACCTTAGTGGGTGTGCATTTCTATAAGCTAGAAATGTCACAAAGAATCGTGCTTGCCCAAGGCTTAGCGCGGAAGTTCAAAGAAACCCAAGATCGCAGCGAGATTGATGGTCTTTTAAACCGCACTAAAGAAAGCTTTAGCTTGGCTTCAGCGCCGCAATTGACCTTGATGGCGATCCTAGGCTTCGCTTGGGGCGCAATCATTTGGCACTTACTGCGCTTTGAGTATGTTGGCCTTTACAAAATGTTGTTAAGACTGTTTTCTTAA
- a CDS encoding LysR family transcriptional regulator, which yields MEQLDLNQIRTFVRLVQTGSFTKAAEVLRQPKSRVSRRLASLERDLGAQLIYRTTRQFQLTEVGRNFYDRAKNLIEGLESLSNEVSEGTAEVSGLIKVTASDDMGVKHLPTILDEFSRLYPQVRFELLLSQAYVDLVKESIDVAIRIGTLKDSSLRVRKVGTVKSIIVASPGFIERYRHYEDLNQIEKLPFVGMTSMQKIETLKGSDGKKFSFKPNLSYSANNPAMLVELALLGKGIAYVPEFLCADHIKSGRLLHIHRNLRGVEAAVNIVTPEQKEVPLKVKKFSEFVGKRLRDLLTTT from the coding sequence ATGGAACAATTAGATTTAAACCAAATTCGTACCTTTGTGAGACTTGTCCAGACGGGAAGCTTTACCAAAGCCGCTGAGGTCCTGCGTCAGCCTAAGTCTAGGGTCAGTCGCCGTTTGGCCTCATTAGAGAGAGATTTAGGGGCTCAGCTGATCTACCGAACTACGAGACAATTTCAATTGACTGAGGTGGGCCGGAATTTTTATGACCGCGCCAAAAATCTGATCGAGGGTTTGGAGAGTCTTTCTAATGAGGTCAGCGAGGGAACTGCCGAAGTCAGTGGACTTATCAAGGTCACCGCTTCTGATGATATGGGTGTAAAGCACCTGCCCACGATTCTGGATGAGTTTTCGCGCTTGTATCCACAAGTTCGTTTTGAGCTGCTTTTAAGCCAAGCATATGTCGACTTGGTGAAAGAATCCATAGATGTTGCGATTCGAATTGGCACCCTAAAGGATAGCTCTTTAAGAGTAAGAAAAGTCGGAACGGTAAAAAGTATAATCGTTGCCTCCCCTGGTTTTATCGAAAGATACCGACATTATGAAGATCTGAATCAGATCGAGAAGTTGCCTTTTGTTGGCATGACTTCAATGCAAAAAATTGAAACGTTAAAAGGAAGCGACGGCAAAAAATTTTCGTTCAAGCCGAATCTTTCATACAGCGCCAACAACCCAGCTATGCTGGTTGAGCTTGCTTTATTGGGAAAAGGTATTGCCTATGTTCCCGAGTTTTTATGCGCTGATCACATAAAATCGGGAAGACTATTGCACATTCATAGAAATTTAAGAGGAGTAGAGGCCGCGGTAAACATTGTAACTCCCGAACAAAAAGAAGTTCCATTGAAGGTCAAAAAGTTTTCAGAGTTTGTCGGGAAAAGATTAAGGGACCTATTAACGACCACTTAA